The following are encoded together in the Aerococcus mictus genome:
- a CDS encoding helix-turn-helix domain-containing protein has protein sequence MDTHREDLSLDEKNIARQQASIKASDVLLKIRQEKGLSQAQLADISGRKQSYISRVESRQQNISLGTLQEIVNAVGGHLVVDVHF, from the coding sequence ATGGATACGCATAGAGAAGACCTATCCCTTGATGAAAAAAATATTGCAAGACAACAAGCAAGTATTAAGGCTTCTGATGTGTTGCTAAAAATCCGTCAAGAAAAGGGGCTATCCCAGGCTCAATTAGCGGATATTTCTGGGCGTAAGCAAAGTTATATCTCACGGGTTGAATCACGTCAACAAAATATTAGTTTAGGTACCCTACAAGAAATTGTTAATGCTGTAGGTGGCCATCTCGTTGTCGATGTGCACTTCTAA
- the galE gene encoding UDP-glucose 4-epimerase GalE gives MSILVTGGAGYIGSHTVIELINSGYEVVIVDDFSNSKPTVLDRIEKIAGKRPTFYEANILDGDALRQIFEKESIDAVIHYAAFKAVGESVEKPIDYYHNNMGGLLQVLKVMKEFDVKEFVYSSSATVYGMNNVSPLTEDLPTSATNPYGYSKVMGEQILKDTYKAYPDWSIMILRYFNPIGAHESGLIGEDPQGVPNNIMPYITQVAIGKLEKLHVFGNDYDTHDGTGVRDYLHVVDLAKGHVAAIDYANKHQGLEIVNLGTGQGYSVLDLVNTFQEVNQVELPYVIDERRAGDVAECYADPSYAKELLGWEAEEDLADMCRDSWHWQETCPNGYED, from the coding sequence ATGTCCATTTTAGTTACAGGCGGAGCGGGCTATATTGGTTCGCATACCGTTATTGAATTAATCAACTCTGGCTATGAAGTTGTTATTGTCGATGACTTCTCTAATAGTAAGCCAACCGTTCTTGACCGGATCGAAAAAATTGCTGGTAAGCGTCCGACTTTCTACGAAGCAAATATCTTAGATGGAGATGCCTTACGCCAAATCTTTGAAAAAGAATCCATCGATGCTGTCATTCACTATGCAGCCTTTAAAGCGGTCGGTGAATCCGTTGAAAAACCAATTGACTACTATCACAATAATATGGGTGGACTCCTTCAAGTATTAAAAGTGATGAAGGAATTTGATGTGAAGGAATTTGTCTATTCTTCAAGTGCCACGGTCTATGGGATGAATAATGTCTCCCCCCTAACCGAAGACTTACCAACCAGTGCTACCAATCCATACGGCTATAGTAAGGTCATGGGCGAACAAATTTTAAAAGATACCTACAAGGCTTATCCTGACTGGTCTATTATGATCTTACGCTACTTCAACCCTATCGGAGCCCACGAAAGCGGCCTGATTGGTGAAGACCCCCAAGGCGTCCCTAATAACATCATGCCTTATATCACCCAAGTAGCCATTGGTAAGTTAGAAAAATTACATGTTTTTGGTAATGATTACGATACCCATGATGGTACTGGAGTCCGCGATTACCTCCACGTGGTTGACTTGGCTAAGGGCCACGTTGCAGCTATCGACTATGCCAATAAACATCAAGGCCTTGAAATTGTCAACTTAGGCACCGGTCAAGGCTATTCCGTTCTGGACTTAGTCAATACCTTCCAAGAAGTCAACCAAGTTGAGCTTCCTTATGTTATTGACGAACGCCGGGCTGGTGATGTGGCTGAATGTTATGCTGACCCCTCCTACGCTAAAGAATTACTAGGTTGGGAAGCAGAAGAAGATTTAGCTGATATGTGTCGGGACTCCTGGCACTGGCAAGAAACCTGCCCTAACGGTTACGAAGATTAA
- a CDS encoding LysM peptidoglycan-binding domain-containing protein: MSDSQGPSFSWHKLVQEILATLKSLIKMLARLVYYLIDHLTRILLPLFRRIDRVLPQGNSQNKDQGSPFKRQVQEKVNSQLQPSLNPLKSFWHKLALPLQWGVVLGLLGLVFFLASPSYQGAASDNLLGLKAQSSQLAGQDHYQADNWEIDQDDVSVYHGPEEKEPADQALTTKDQDPAILDEKIAQYESKRARYPRRATRIKRSEEEKMTDSKLPQESIDTDSSNPGSEYPSQSSKSEESQVQAGQSYQVQAGDSLYRIAQDHGMTVDELTALNGMTRPVLMPGQRIKVK, from the coding sequence ATGTCAGATTCACAAGGGCCCAGTTTTTCCTGGCACAAGTTGGTCCAGGAAATCCTAGCCACCCTCAAATCCCTCATTAAGATGCTGGCCCGCCTCGTTTATTATCTCATTGATCACTTGACCCGCATCCTGCTACCGCTCTTTCGAAGAATTGACCGAGTCCTGCCCCAAGGAAATAGCCAAAACAAGGATCAAGGCAGTCCGTTCAAGCGCCAAGTCCAAGAAAAGGTCAATAGCCAACTCCAGCCTAGCTTAAATCCACTTAAAAGCTTTTGGCATAAACTAGCCCTCCCCCTCCAATGGGGAGTGGTCCTTGGACTCTTAGGGCTGGTCTTCTTCCTAGCAAGCCCCAGTTATCAGGGGGCAGCTAGTGATAACCTTTTAGGTCTCAAGGCACAATCCTCACAACTAGCTGGCCAAGACCACTACCAAGCCGATAACTGGGAGATTGACCAAGACGATGTCTCTGTTTATCACGGGCCAGAGGAAAAGGAGCCAGCCGACCAGGCCTTGACCACTAAAGACCAGGACCCAGCTATTCTCGACGAAAAAATCGCCCAGTATGAGTCTAAACGAGCTCGTTACCCAAGAAGGGCAACAAGAATCAAGCGCTCAGAGGAAGAAAAAATGACGGATTCCAAGCTGCCACAAGAGTCCATTGATACTGATAGCTCAAATCCTGGCAGTGAGTATCCCTCCCAGTCTTCTAAGTCAGAAGAGAGCCAGGTTCAAGCTGGCCAAAGTTATCAAGTCCAAGCCGGCGATAGCCTCTACCGCATCGCCCAGGACCACGGCATGACCGTAGACGAGCTCACGGCCTTAAACGGCATGACTCGGCCTGTGCTTATGCCTGGTCAAAGGATTAAAGTCAAATAA
- a CDS encoding helix-turn-helix transcriptional regulator → MKIGQIIKEQRELNNISQGQLASYLKTTQQTVSNWENNKSYPNVENLILLSSIFDQPMEELLNEDIQDISEATGRVIPTRLDDEEVKRFNWSHLLLGFGAGCLVTYLLSHLGQED, encoded by the coding sequence ATGAAAATTGGTCAAATAATTAAAGAACAACGTGAGTTAAATAATATTTCCCAAGGACAATTGGCGAGTTATCTAAAAACCACCCAACAAACAGTGTCTAATTGGGAGAATAATAAAAGCTATCCCAACGTGGAAAACTTAATATTACTATCATCGATTTTTGATCAACCGATGGAAGAATTGTTAAATGAGGATATCCAGGATATTTCTGAAGCAACCGGCCGGGTGATTCCAACGCGTTTGGATGATGAAGAAGTGAAGCGCTTTAACTGGAGCCATCTCTTACTCGGTTTTGGAGCAGGCTGCTTAGTGACCTATTTGCTCAGTCACTTAGGCCAAGAAGACTAG
- a CDS encoding uracil-xanthine permease family protein: MKMNYDIEDRPPRGEGLLLSFQHVFAMFGATILVPLILGLPVSVALFCSGIGTLIYHFATQNKVPVYLGSSFAFIGAMAHAIEQLGGDISAAQTGVMLAGGIYVLVALLVKMLGSSWIDRLLPPIVIGPMIIVIGLSLSSSAVTNAGFTPDGTWQQMLTALITFLICAFVNVYGRGFIRVIPFLIGLVGGYIVAACLGLVDISPVADAAWFEIPDFYLPFKTPFFNSYQLNFGPEAIAILPVAVVTISEHIGDHTVLSEICGRQFLKNPGLHRTLMGDGIATSVSAFLGGPANTTYGENTGVIGLTRVASVSVIRNAALLAIMLSCLGKFTALISTIPAAVLGGMSILLYGVIASNGLKVLIEARVNFNQVRNLVIASAMLVLGLGGAVLKLGAFTLSGTALAAMVGIILNLLLPEIKTLKTK; this comes from the coding sequence ATGAAAATGAATTACGACATTGAGGATCGGCCCCCACGTGGTGAGGGATTGCTCCTAAGTTTCCAACACGTCTTCGCTATGTTCGGTGCAACCATTCTGGTTCCCTTAATCTTAGGTCTACCGGTATCGGTTGCTCTCTTCTGTAGTGGGATTGGTACCTTAATCTACCACTTTGCCACCCAAAATAAGGTGCCTGTTTATCTGGGCTCATCCTTTGCCTTCATTGGCGCTATGGCCCACGCTATCGAGCAGTTAGGTGGCGATATTTCTGCGGCTCAAACTGGGGTCATGCTAGCCGGCGGAATCTATGTCTTAGTGGCTCTTTTGGTTAAAATGTTAGGGAGTAGCTGGATTGACCGCCTCCTGCCTCCAATTGTTATCGGTCCAATGATCATTGTCATCGGTTTGAGTCTATCCTCATCTGCTGTCACCAACGCAGGATTCACTCCGGACGGGACCTGGCAACAAATGTTGACCGCCCTAATCACCTTCCTGATCTGTGCCTTTGTTAATGTTTATGGACGGGGATTTATTCGAGTGATTCCTTTCTTGATTGGTTTAGTTGGGGGTTATATTGTTGCTGCCTGCCTAGGACTAGTCGATATTAGTCCAGTAGCTGACGCCGCTTGGTTTGAAATTCCTGATTTCTATTTACCTTTTAAGACGCCATTCTTTAATAGCTACCAACTTAACTTTGGTCCAGAAGCCATTGCCATTTTACCAGTGGCGGTAGTTACCATTTCTGAACATATTGGTGACCATACCGTTTTAAGTGAAATTTGCGGCCGTCAATTTCTCAAGAATCCTGGTCTCCACCGGACCTTGATGGGTGACGGGATTGCGACCTCGGTTTCTGCCTTCCTAGGTGGACCTGCCAATACCACTTACGGGGAAAATACTGGGGTTATTGGCCTCACCCGAGTGGCTTCGGTTTCCGTTATCCGTAATGCCGCTCTCTTGGCGATCATGCTCAGTTGCTTGGGTAAATTCACCGCCCTCATTTCAACCATTCCAGCAGCTGTCCTCGGTGGCATGTCTATCCTCCTTTATGGGGTCATTGCAAGTAACGGCCTCAAAGTCCTCATTGAAGCCCGGGTAAACTTCAACCAAGTCCGTAACCTGGTTATCGCCAGTGCCATGTTAGTTCTCGGTCTAGGAGGCGCAGTGCTTAAATTAGGTGCCTTTACCCTTTCTGGAACCGCCCTGGCTGCTATGGTAGGGATTATTCTTAACCTACTCCTACCTGAGATTAAAACTTTAAAAACAAAATAG